In the genome of Bacillus sp. S3, one region contains:
- a CDS encoding FMN-dependent NADH-azoreductase, which yields MSKLLYITANPKNDIKLSKGMQIGEVFLEEFQKVQPDVEIERWHLYDMDIPDIDMDLLYARAKLSFMGYTKEQLSEAERTKLENMHELADRFIAADYYVFVTPIWNLGAPSILKKFIDNLFIVEKTFTNTAEGPKGLLTGRKALHIQTRGGIYSSGPMVEFEMGDRYLQKVFKFLGFESLDTVIAEGMDHFPKKVPEIMAKAKEQAAEAAREMAKQTVTQ from the coding sequence ATGTCAAAGTTATTGTATATTACGGCAAATCCAAAAAATGACATTAAGCTATCGAAAGGGATGCAGATCGGGGAAGTATTTTTAGAAGAGTTCCAAAAAGTGCAGCCGGATGTAGAGATCGAGCGCTGGCACTTATATGATATGGATATTCCCGATATCGATATGGACCTATTATATGCCCGGGCCAAATTATCGTTTATGGGTTACACGAAAGAGCAGCTGTCAGAAGCAGAACGGACGAAGCTCGAAAACATGCATGAGCTTGCCGATCGCTTTATCGCTGCCGATTATTATGTATTTGTCACACCAATTTGGAACCTTGGCGCCCCATCAATTTTGAAAAAATTCATAGACAACTTATTTATAGTTGAAAAAACATTTACCAATACGGCAGAGGGCCCAAAAGGACTGCTCACCGGCAGAAAAGCGCTCCATATTCAAACACGCGGCGGCATTTACTCAAGCGGACCGATGGTTGAATTTGAAATGGGTGACCGTTACCTTCAAAAAGTTTTTAAGTTCCTCGGATTCGAGAGCCTGGACACCGTCATTGCCGAAGGAATGGACCATTTTCCAAAAAAAGTGCCGGAAATCATGGCAAAAGCAAAAGAACAAGCAGCAGAAGCAGCACGAGAAATGGCAAAACAAACGGTTACACAATAA
- a CDS encoding DUF4931 domain-containing protein has translation MNTKHLHFNTAIGVKKPENIRNKAQACPFCERDQLTDLIAVDGPIILLKNKYPVLENAYQTVLIETDDCHADLSTYSKDHLHSLIRFGLQHWLEMEDSGGFQSVIFFKNHGPLSGGTLAHPHMQIVGLHDIDYKEKVTHEMFEGIVIEEAEGARFTLSTKPRVGFYEFNVEMPDSGYKEKFAEYLQIAVHYILNHFPFKASSYNVFFHHIDDKIYAKIVSRFVTTPLYIGYGIPQVPNNLEWMAGEVRRLYFSM, from the coding sequence TTGAATACTAAACATCTTCATTTTAATACGGCAATTGGTGTGAAGAAGCCGGAAAATATTCGAAATAAAGCGCAGGCCTGTCCGTTTTGCGAACGAGACCAGCTGACAGACCTCATCGCAGTCGACGGTCCGATTATTCTTTTGAAAAATAAATACCCTGTATTGGAAAATGCCTATCAAACGGTGTTGATCGAAACGGACGATTGCCATGCCGATTTATCCACCTACTCAAAAGACCATCTACATAGCTTGATTCGATTCGGTCTGCAGCATTGGTTAGAGATGGAGGACAGCGGCGGCTTTCAATCGGTTATTTTTTTCAAAAATCATGGGCCATTGTCGGGCGGAACACTTGCCCATCCGCATATGCAGATTGTCGGGTTACATGACATTGATTATAAGGAAAAAGTAACCCATGAAATGTTCGAGGGAATCGTTATTGAGGAGGCAGAGGGTGCACGGTTTACTTTATCGACGAAGCCCCGCGTTGGGTTTTATGAATTTAATGTGGAAATGCCGGATTCCGGCTACAAGGAAAAGTTTGCGGAATACCTGCAAATAGCTGTCCATTATATTCTGAATCACTTTCCATTCAAGGCCTCGAGCTACAATGTGTTTTTCCATCATATTGACGATAAAATCTATGCGAAAATTGTTTCCCGTTTTGTCACCACTCCGCTATATATCGGATATGGCATTCCACAGGTGCCCAATAATTTAGAGTGGATGGCAGGAGAAGTGCGGCGTCTCTATTTTAGTATGTAA
- a CDS encoding substrate-binding domain-containing protein: MRKNRFLIALFALMLLVLSACGSAGTKDTAAKEKKEPAKKPAPTEMILATTTSTQDSGLLDVLIPMFEEENNVKVKTIAVGTGQALEMGTKGEADALLVHAPAAEKAVVDAGDAINYKRVMYNDFILVGPKDNPAGVSGDDIKAAFKTLADTKATFVSRGDDSGTHKKELGIWTAENIQPAGDWYVSTGQGMGQTLQVAAEKKGYVLTDRATWLAQEKNLDTLKIVVEGGNDLMNIYHVMQVNPEKHDKVNSKDGEKFVEFMIDAKTQDVIEEFGKKEYGQSLFFKYTE, encoded by the coding sequence ATGAGAAAAAATCGCTTTTTAATCGCCCTATTTGCATTGATGCTTCTAGTTTTATCAGCTTGCGGAAGCGCTGGCACAAAGGACACCGCAGCAAAAGAGAAAAAAGAGCCTGCAAAGAAACCGGCTCCAACAGAAATGATTCTGGCAACGACTACGAGTACACAGGACAGTGGATTACTTGATGTCTTAATTCCGATGTTCGAAGAAGAAAATAATGTAAAGGTAAAAACGATTGCAGTTGGAACAGGCCAGGCATTAGAAATGGGTACGAAAGGTGAAGCTGACGCCCTTCTTGTTCATGCTCCAGCAGCTGAAAAGGCTGTCGTCGATGCCGGCGATGCGATTAACTACAAACGCGTGATGTATAACGACTTTATTTTAGTTGGACCAAAAGACAATCCAGCAGGAGTAAGCGGTGATGACATTAAAGCTGCATTCAAAACATTGGCTGACACGAAGGCTACTTTCGTTTCACGCGGCGACGACTCCGGTACACATAAAAAAGAATTAGGCATTTGGACTGCTGAAAATATTCAACCTGCAGGTGATTGGTACGTATCAACTGGCCAAGGAATGGGACAAACCTTACAAGTCGCAGCTGAGAAAAAAGGATATGTATTAACAGACCGGGCAACATGGCTGGCGCAAGAAAAGAATTTGGATACATTAAAGATCGTCGTTGAAGGCGGCAACGATTTAATGAATATCTATCACGTTATGCAAGTAAATCCTGAAAAACATGACAAAGTGAATAGCAAAGATGGCGAAAAATTTGTAGAATTTATGATAGATGCAAAAACGCAAGATGTGATTGAAGAGTTTGGTAAGAAAGAATACGGTCAATCGTTATTCTTTAAGTATACTGAGTAA
- a CDS encoding ATP-binding protein, producing the protein MLQTLRSKILFYLVLISMIGILIVSFFIQYGFEESFNSYLDRNREKKIDRIITEIEKDYRKNGHFTSSPVYGLLHEHAMTDQLYFQLYDRYGQIQMDSSNIRGMLNSFGLTEPEPDAEEWHSKTYTLKVDNAVIGKLVAIYPEGLIDDEYTFIQTIQLYILAAVCLTIVLAIVFSMLFSKKLTSGLNKLSFAAGELQQHNLDIRIPLSGLPAEVKQIAISFNNLAESLAKEEKLRKQFTGDLAHELRTPLATLRSQFEAFQDGIWEPTPQRLQVSHEELMRLVRLVNELEKLLAAENPQIKLEKIELEAGSVLAALWEMFSPIFKEKGVGLQIEEPTQEEMFTADKDRLMQVLSNVLNNALKYTPEGKTVTISMVTEMEGYVGFKIQDEGQGMNEEDIPHIFERFYRGDKSRDRKTGGVGIGLSIVKALMDAHKGVIKVKSRLNKGTSITLWFPQED; encoded by the coding sequence ATGCTGCAAACACTCCGGTCTAAGATTCTATTTTATCTAGTTCTCATTTCGATGATCGGGATTTTAATTGTCAGCTTTTTTATCCAGTATGGCTTTGAAGAAAGTTTTAATAGTTATTTAGACCGGAATCGTGAGAAAAAGATTGATCGGATTATCACCGAAATTGAAAAGGATTATCGAAAAAATGGTCATTTTACCAGCAGCCCAGTGTATGGATTGCTACATGAACATGCGATGACCGATCAGCTATATTTCCAATTGTATGATCGATACGGGCAAATTCAAATGGATTCGTCCAATATTCGCGGCATGCTGAACAGCTTTGGCCTAACGGAACCGGAGCCTGATGCGGAAGAGTGGCACTCCAAAACCTATACGCTGAAGGTTGACAATGCCGTTATTGGCAAATTAGTGGCCATTTATCCAGAAGGCTTAATAGATGATGAATACACGTTTATCCAAACGATCCAATTATACATCTTGGCGGCCGTGTGCTTAACGATCGTGTTAGCGATTGTGTTTAGCATGCTTTTTTCAAAAAAGTTAACCTCCGGCTTGAATAAGCTGTCGTTCGCTGCCGGGGAGCTCCAGCAGCACAACCTAGATATTCGCATCCCGCTATCAGGGTTGCCTGCTGAGGTAAAACAGATTGCGATTTCCTTCAATAACCTGGCCGAATCGCTGGCAAAGGAAGAAAAGCTGCGGAAGCAATTTACCGGCGACTTGGCCCACGAGCTGCGGACACCGCTTGCTACATTAAGAAGCCAATTTGAAGCCTTCCAGGACGGGATTTGGGAACCGACCCCCCAGCGCTTACAAGTCAGTCACGAAGAGCTGATGCGCTTAGTCCGGTTAGTCAATGAGTTAGAAAAATTGCTTGCTGCCGAGAACCCGCAAATCAAGCTGGAAAAAATTGAGCTAGAAGCAGGAAGCGTATTGGCTGCATTATGGGAAATGTTCTCACCTATTTTTAAAGAAAAGGGCGTTGGGCTGCAGATTGAGGAACCGACACAGGAAGAAATGTTTACAGCGGACAAGGACCGCTTGATGCAAGTTCTTTCCAACGTTCTGAATAATGCCCTAAAATACACACCAGAGGGAAAGACCGTCACGATTTCGATGGTAACGGAAATGGAAGGCTATGTCGGCTTCAAGATTCAAGACGAAGGTCAGGGAATGAACGAGGAGGACATCCCTCATATTTTCGAGCGCTTCTACCGCGGCGACAAATCCCGTGACCGCAAAACCGGCGGTGTCGGCATCGGGCTTTCAATCGTCAAAGCGTTAATGGATGCCCATAAAGGTGTCATCAAAGTAAAGAGCAGATTGAATAAGGGAACCAGCATTACCTTGTGGTTTCCGCAGGAAGATTAA
- a CDS encoding ABC transporter permease, whose amino-acid sequence MELLVDGLKKAIEMILNGDPEIYAITWLTLKVCLISILISTLIGLPLGILLGLTRFTGRRVLLLFINIGMGLPPVVAGLWITMLLWRSGPLGDLSLLYSPTAIVMAQVLVSLPIVTSLTFTAFQQLSDKMLLQIKALGATRLQTLMILIKQLKIAILAAIMAGFGRVIAEVGAAMMVGGNIQGDTRILTTTIVMEVSKGNFDIALALSFILLSVALLITAGLTFLQQRKRIS is encoded by the coding sequence ATGGAGCTGTTAGTAGATGGACTGAAAAAAGCAATAGAAATGATCTTAAACGGCGATCCAGAAATTTATGCGATTACCTGGCTGACGCTTAAGGTCTGTCTCATTTCCATTCTGATTAGCACCCTGATTGGGTTGCCTCTGGGGATTTTACTCGGATTAACTAGATTCACAGGACGTAGAGTCCTATTATTGTTTATCAATATCGGCATGGGCCTCCCGCCTGTTGTTGCCGGACTGTGGATCACAATGCTGTTGTGGCGCTCTGGCCCGCTTGGCGACCTTAGCCTGCTTTATTCACCAACAGCGATTGTTATGGCACAAGTGTTGGTCAGTCTGCCCATTGTGACAAGCCTGACATTCACGGCATTCCAGCAACTCAGCGATAAGATGCTGTTACAAATTAAAGCATTAGGCGCAACAAGGCTGCAAACATTAATGATTCTGATCAAACAATTAAAAATTGCCATTCTGGCGGCGATCATGGCCGGCTTTGGCCGCGTGATCGCGGAAGTAGGCGCGGCGATGATGGTTGGCGGAAATATTCAGGGCGATACCCGAATTTTAACCACGACGATTGTGATGGAAGTATCGAAAGGGAACTTTGATATTGCCCTAGCCCTTTCCTTCATCTTATTGTCGGTTGCTCTGTTGATTACGGCCGGATTAACATTTTTACAACAAAGGAAGCGAATATCATGA
- a CDS encoding flotillin family protein, with protein MEFNIIWIIIGIVALILIALIGVFVTKYRTAGPDEALIVTGSFLGSGNTHVDESGNKVKIIRGGGSFILPVFQQAKPLSLLSSKLEVTTPEVYTEQGVPVMADGVAIIKIGGSISEIATAAEQFLGKPKDDRENEAKEVLEGHLRSILGSMTVEEIYKNRDKFSQEVQRVASQDLAKMGLVIVSFTIKDVRDKNGYLDSLGKPRIAQVKRDADIATAEAEKETRIKKAEAAKEAKKSELERATEIAEAEKINQLKIAEFRREQDIAKAKADQAYDLESARAKQDVTEQEMQVKIIERQKQIELEEKEIQRRERQYDSEVKKKADADRYSVEQSAAANKAREMAEAEANKYRIEAMAKAEAERIRLDGLAKAEAQKAQGSTEAEIIRLKGLAEAEAKEKIAEAFEQFGQAAILDMVIKMLPEYAKQVAAPLSNIDKITVVDTGGGSGENGGANKITSYATNLMASLQESLKASSGIDVKELIENYSGKGNVRRSIEELTEEVKKKDE; from the coding sequence ATGGAATTTAACATTATTTGGATTATTATCGGGATTGTCGCACTTATTTTAATTGCACTAATCGGTGTTTTTGTTACAAAGTACAGAACTGCTGGGCCGGACGAGGCACTCATCGTAACGGGAAGCTTCCTTGGAAGCGGTAATACCCACGTGGACGAATCAGGCAATAAAGTTAAAATCATCCGCGGCGGCGGTAGCTTTATTTTACCAGTATTCCAACAGGCTAAACCGCTAAGCTTGCTATCTAGTAAACTAGAAGTTACTACACCTGAGGTTTACACTGAGCAGGGTGTGCCGGTCATGGCTGATGGTGTCGCGATTATCAAAATTGGCGGTTCGATTAGCGAAATTGCAACGGCTGCAGAACAATTCCTTGGCAAGCCAAAGGATGACCGTGAAAATGAAGCAAAAGAAGTTCTAGAGGGCCATTTACGATCGATTCTCGGCTCGATGACGGTGGAAGAAATTTATAAAAATCGCGATAAATTTTCACAAGAAGTGCAAAGGGTGGCGTCACAAGACCTTGCAAAAATGGGTCTAGTTATTGTATCTTTCACGATAAAAGATGTCCGTGATAAAAATGGTTACCTGGATTCCCTCGGTAAACCGCGGATTGCTCAGGTGAAACGTGATGCGGATATTGCTACAGCAGAAGCGGAAAAAGAAACCCGGATCAAGAAGGCGGAGGCAGCCAAGGAAGCGAAGAAAAGTGAATTAGAGCGGGCAACGGAAATCGCGGAAGCTGAGAAAATCAATCAGTTGAAAATTGCAGAATTCCGCCGCGAACAGGATATCGCAAAGGCAAAAGCCGACCAAGCATATGACTTAGAAAGTGCAAGAGCGAAGCAGGATGTAACGGAACAAGAAATGCAAGTTAAGATCATTGAAAGACAAAAACAGATTGAGTTAGAAGAAAAAGAAATTCAGCGCCGTGAACGTCAATATGATTCCGAAGTGAAGAAGAAAGCCGACGCTGACCGTTATTCTGTTGAGCAATCAGCAGCAGCAAACAAGGCGAGAGAAATGGCGGAAGCGGAGGCCAATAAATACCGGATCGAAGCGATGGCAAAAGCGGAAGCAGAGCGGATTCGTCTCGACGGTCTTGCCAAAGCCGAAGCACAAAAGGCACAGGGTTCAACCGAAGCAGAAATTATCCGCTTAAAAGGTTTGGCCGAAGCGGAAGCGAAGGAAAAGATTGCCGAAGCGTTCGAGCAATTCGGTCAAGCAGCAATTCTCGACATGGTCATCAAAATGCTTCCTGAATACGCGAAGCAAGTGGCAGCTCCATTATCCAATATCGATAAAATCACCGTGGTCGACACAGGCGGCGGTTCTGGTGAAAATGGCGGGGCCAATAAGATTACCAGCTATGCCACCAATCTAATGGCCAGTTTGCAGGAGTCATTAAAAGCCTCAAGCGGAATCGATGTCAAAGAGCTCATTGAAAACTATTCCGGTAAAGGCAATGTCCGCAGAAGCATTGAAGAATTGACAGAGGAAGTAAAAAAGAAAGACGAATAA
- a CDS encoding ATP-binding cassette domain-containing protein, which yields MNPLIELKNITFHAHQKTILDIPAFQIYAGEFLGMMGPNGAGKSTLLKLLALLDQQTSGDFLYRGEVIPKGTAPLDIRRRFSIALQQSLLLDGTVFHNIAIGLKLRKIPKQIIKEKVAHWLELFGISHLAKKNALYLSGGEAQRVNLARAMIVEPEILFLDEPFSALDFPTKIKLMEDFKGIIEASQTTAVFVSHDLMEINYLTNRLAIIVNGEVKQSGPTPRVLEHPNSSTASFLNEWKKFYPLAR from the coding sequence ATGAATCCGTTAATTGAACTGAAAAACATTACCTTTCATGCCCATCAGAAAACGATTCTTGATATTCCTGCATTTCAAATTTACGCTGGTGAATTTCTTGGTATGATGGGGCCGAACGGTGCCGGAAAAAGCACGCTGCTAAAGCTATTGGCGCTGCTTGACCAGCAAACGAGCGGTGATTTCCTTTATCGCGGTGAGGTAATTCCTAAGGGTACTGCCCCGCTGGATATACGGAGGCGGTTCTCGATTGCTCTGCAGCAATCATTATTATTGGATGGAACCGTTTTTCATAACATTGCGATCGGCCTTAAACTAAGGAAGATTCCCAAACAAATTATTAAGGAAAAAGTTGCCCATTGGTTGGAGCTATTTGGTATCAGCCACTTGGCGAAAAAAAATGCGCTTTATTTATCAGGCGGTGAAGCGCAGCGGGTCAATTTGGCCCGTGCCATGATTGTTGAACCGGAAATTCTTTTTCTAGATGAACCCTTTTCAGCTTTAGATTTTCCGACCAAAATTAAGTTAATGGAAGATTTCAAAGGCATTATCGAAGCTTCCCAAACAACGGCAGTATTTGTCAGCCATGATTTGATGGAGATTAACTACCTGACCAATCGGCTGGCGATTATTGTAAATGGTGAAGTAAAGCAATCCGGACCCACCCCTCGGGTCCTTGAACATCCTAATTCTTCCACCGCCTCCTTCCTAAACGAGTGGAAGAAATTTTATCCCTTAGCACGTTGA
- a CDS encoding undecaprenyl-diphosphate phosphatase: protein MLTKLEAFILGIIQGLTEFLPISSTGHLYLGRNLFGLQEAGLLLDTMLHVGTLLAVFVFYKDEFVKIIKNPFSKLTFLLIVGTIPAVVFGLAFKDYIDEISKTGVTIGWEFLLTGLFLWLADSAKNGYKKMDDISYKDAFIIGTFQAVAIMPAISRSGMTIVAALWRKLDRETAAYFSFLLSTPAIAGAIVLQTKDLLGGAGEEISLSALLVGIIASAIFGYVAVKWMIGYLKNHSLKPFALYVWALGLIVLFFQFSGKF from the coding sequence ATGTTAACGAAATTAGAGGCATTTATCCTCGGGATTATTCAAGGTCTAACGGAATTCTTGCCGATCAGCAGTACGGGACATCTTTATTTAGGAAGAAATTTATTTGGCCTTCAGGAAGCGGGACTTTTGCTCGATACGATGCTTCATGTCGGTACACTGCTGGCCGTCTTTGTTTTTTATAAGGATGAGTTTGTCAAAATCATCAAAAATCCGTTCAGCAAATTAACTTTTTTGCTGATTGTTGGGACGATTCCAGCGGTTGTTTTCGGACTGGCCTTTAAGGATTACATTGATGAAATTTCAAAGACAGGGGTGACGATTGGCTGGGAGTTTTTACTGACGGGGTTATTTCTGTGGCTCGCCGATTCTGCGAAAAATGGCTATAAGAAAATGGACGACATCAGCTATAAGGATGCGTTTATCATTGGAACCTTCCAAGCGGTTGCGATTATGCCGGCGATCTCCCGCTCAGGAATGACAATAGTTGCCGCCCTTTGGCGGAAATTGGACCGTGAAACCGCGGCATACTTCTCTTTCTTGTTATCCACACCGGCAATAGCGGGAGCGATTGTCCTGCAAACGAAGGATTTACTAGGAGGTGCAGGTGAAGAAATCTCTTTATCTGCCCTGCTAGTCGGAATTATTGCCTCTGCTATTTTCGGTTATGTCGCCGTCAAATGGATGATTGGCTACTTGAAGAACCATTCGTTAAAGCCGTTTGCACTATATGTTTGGGCATTAGGACTGATTGTGCTGTTTTTTCAGTTTTCAGGTAAATTTTAA
- a CDS encoding (S)-benzoin forming benzil reductase, whose translation MKYAIITGASKGLGEAVAKRLIREQIAVVSVSRTENKEIKSLALEQGIDYKHFSCNLSLEKEVQEVFMEIAHCIFQKNPQEILLFNNAGMIEPIQKVGHLDQTPVIGNIQVNLIAPILITNLFFSKAQLTNTKVTVVNVTSGAAVRSIEGWSVYCSSKAGLNMFTQTAAIEQAEMNNNNTIIAFSPGVMDTNMQETIRSSNKEAFKDLDQFKEYKEKNMLLQADVVANALVDLVLGGNVESGRVYNIKELLK comes from the coding sequence ATGAAATACGCCATCATTACGGGAGCATCAAAAGGTCTGGGTGAAGCGGTTGCAAAGCGGCTGATTCGCGAACAAATCGCGGTCGTTTCGGTTTCACGGACAGAGAATAAAGAAATCAAAAGTCTTGCTCTCGAGCAAGGAATCGATTATAAACACTTTTCCTGCAATCTTTCATTAGAAAAGGAAGTCCAAGAAGTCTTTATGGAGATTGCCCATTGTATTTTTCAAAAAAATCCCCAGGAAATTCTGCTATTTAATAATGCTGGCATGATCGAACCTATTCAAAAGGTCGGTCATTTGGATCAAACTCCGGTCATCGGAAACATCCAGGTCAATTTAATCGCACCGATTCTGATTACCAATTTATTTTTCAGCAAGGCTCAGTTAACCAACACAAAGGTAACGGTGGTTAACGTTACATCAGGTGCCGCTGTTCGCTCAATCGAAGGCTGGAGCGTCTATTGCAGCTCGAAGGCCGGATTAAATATGTTCACACAAACTGCGGCGATTGAGCAGGCGGAAATGAATAATAACAATACCATTATCGCATTTAGCCCTGGGGTGATGGATACGAACATGCAAGAAACCATCCGTTCGTCCAACAAGGAAGCATTCAAGGATCTCGATCAATTCAAGGAATACAAGGAAAAGAACATGCTACTGCAGGCAGATGTGGTCGCTAATGCTTTAGTAGATCTTGTTCTAGGCGGGAATGTTGAAAGTGGAAGGGTGTACAATATTAAAGAGCTGTTAAAATAA
- a CDS encoding substrate-binding domain-containing protein has product MDVKAYTPDEVAQIFQISKHTVYELIKRGELQAFKIGNKMRIEHVEIERFKENMKAPAKKNQAEQTGPLTNPNMLIRLSGSHDFLVEHFAKQAAKTLNLQIQPSFIGSLEGLMMLYRGQCDIAAVHLLDPASQEYNLPFIHQLFVYESILVVRLAVREQGFIVAKGNPKSILDFSDLTRKDIQFINRQKGSGTRFLLDSKLSSQGIAPSKINGYGNEEWNHLSAASYISRGIADVTFGIHSAASHLGLDFVPVAKEQFDLVFRFTDENRQSLTDLIQYLQSASFKDSLYDLEGYTIQDLGKIVYQTSQTEELLR; this is encoded by the coding sequence ATGGACGTAAAGGCTTATACTCCCGATGAGGTCGCGCAAATCTTTCAAATTTCCAAGCATACGGTTTATGAGCTGATTAAACGAGGCGAGCTCCAGGCATTTAAAATCGGAAACAAAATGAGAATTGAGCATGTAGAAATTGAAAGATTTAAGGAAAACATGAAGGCACCAGCTAAGAAAAATCAGGCAGAGCAAACTGGCCCGTTAACCAATCCGAACATGTTAATCCGGCTTTCCGGCAGCCATGATTTTCTTGTCGAACATTTTGCCAAACAAGCGGCAAAGACTTTAAACCTGCAAATTCAGCCTTCTTTCATCGGCAGTTTAGAAGGGTTAATGATGCTTTACCGCGGGCAATGCGATATTGCTGCCGTTCATCTATTAGATCCGGCATCGCAAGAGTATAATCTGCCCTTTATTCATCAGCTGTTTGTCTATGAATCTATTTTGGTGGTTAGATTGGCTGTCAGAGAGCAAGGTTTTATTGTTGCCAAAGGCAATCCAAAGAGTATTCTAGATTTTTCTGACCTCACAAGAAAGGACATTCAATTTATTAACCGCCAGAAAGGGTCTGGGACAAGGTTTTTACTAGATTCCAAGCTTTCAAGTCAAGGTATTGCTCCGAGTAAAATTAACGGCTACGGCAATGAAGAATGGAACCACTTATCAGCAGCCTCATACATTAGCAGAGGCATTGCCGATGTCACATTTGGCATTCATTCGGCTGCCAGCCATTTAGGACTTGATTTCGTGCCAGTAGCGAAGGAACAGTTTGATCTTGTATTCCGCTTTACTGATGAAAACAGACAAAGTTTAACAGACTTAATTCAATACCTGCAGTCTGCCAGCTTCAAAGACAGCCTTTATGATTTAGAAGGCTACACGATTCAAGATTTAGGAAAAATTGTCTATCAAACAAGTCAAACGGAGGAATTACTACGATGA
- a CDS encoding NfeD family protein, producing MEPFGMPLETIYLYGLIISGVLTVLYVLFADVFHFHGAGDVGLHFLNPVLIFAFVTILSASGYLFERMSSLHYFLILAISAVIAFIVVTLLNVFVLVPLSSAEESLVYKESDLQGRVGTVITAIPADGFGEVMIDSTSGRIAKPASSFDGDEIPNGTNVLVVQVKNGVLEVTVHHQLESYI from the coding sequence ATGGAACCTTTCGGCATGCCATTAGAAACGATTTATTTGTATGGATTAATCATTTCAGGTGTATTAACGGTTTTATATGTTTTATTTGCAGATGTGTTTCATTTTCACGGAGCAGGGGACGTCGGGCTGCACTTCCTTAATCCGGTCCTGATTTTTGCATTCGTGACCATACTGTCTGCGAGCGGCTATTTGTTTGAAAGAATGTCATCCTTACATTATTTCCTCATTCTAGCCATCTCGGCGGTCATCGCTTTTATTGTTGTTACCTTATTAAATGTCTTTGTGCTCGTACCGTTGTCTTCTGCAGAGGAGTCACTTGTATATAAAGAATCTGATTTACAAGGCCGGGTGGGGACGGTTATTACCGCCATTCCTGCCGATGGTTTTGGCGAAGTGATGATTGACAGTACGAGCGGCAGAATTGCCAAACCGGCTTCAAGCTTTGATGGAGACGAGATTCCAAATGGCACCAATGTCCTTGTGGTCCAGGTGAAAAATGGAGTCCTCGAAGTAACCGTTCACCATCAACTAGAGAGCTATATTTAA
- a CDS encoding response regulator transcription factor → MKILLVDDERRIIEVLEAYLEREGYEIHSADNGIDALKKAKTINPDLIILDLMLPDISGEEVCRLVRKESDVPILMLTAKSAEDDRINGIVMGADDYLTKPFSPREVVVRVQAILRRVKKTEKVERLEFNGKKLAIDLIKKEVTVNGEDITLTPIEYKLLTNMAVNPGRVYSRMDLLEKIQDEGMYYEGYERSVDTHIKNLRKKIESDSRQPDFIVTVFGMGYKFGGVLDAANTPV, encoded by the coding sequence ATGAAGATTTTATTAGTAGACGATGAACGTAGAATCATAGAAGTTCTCGAAGCCTACCTAGAGAGAGAAGGCTATGAAATTCATAGCGCTGATAATGGAATTGACGCCTTGAAAAAGGCCAAGACAATCAATCCTGACCTCATTATACTAGACTTAATGCTGCCTGATATTTCCGGTGAAGAGGTTTGCCGTTTAGTACGAAAAGAATCGGATGTACCGATCCTGATGCTGACCGCGAAATCGGCTGAAGATGACCGCATCAACGGTATTGTTATGGGTGCCGACGACTATTTAACGAAGCCATTCAGCCCGCGGGAAGTAGTCGTCCGCGTTCAAGCGATTTTAAGACGGGTGAAAAAGACAGAAAAGGTTGAACGGCTAGAATTCAACGGCAAGAAACTAGCGATTGATTTAATTAAAAAGGAAGTAACTGTAAACGGTGAGGATATTACCTTAACACCAATTGAATATAAATTGTTAACCAATATGGCGGTGAATCCGGGGCGGGTTTACAGCCGGATGGACCTGCTCGAAAAAATTCAAGATGAAGGTATGTATTATGAAGGCTATGAACGGAGTGTCGATACCCATATTAAAAACCTCCGCAAAAAAATCGAATCCGATTCACGGCAGCCGGATTTTATCGTGACCGTATTTGGAATGGGCTATAAATTTGGAGGGGTACTAGATGCTGCAAACACTCCGGTCTAA